In Streptomyces liangshanensis, the DNA window TCCAAGGTCGCCTGCGTCTACCAGAAGTCGATGGTCGTGCCCGACCTGACCGTCGCCGAGAACCTGTTCCTCAACAACTACGGCCTGGGCGGCTCCGGCGCCGGCGGCCGCTTCATCAGCTGGCGCGGCCTGCGCGAGCGCGCCAGGGAGCTGCTCTCCGGGTACGGGGTCGACGTCGACCCCAACGTCCGGGCGAAGGATCTCCCGGTCGAGCAGCGGCAGTTCGTCGAGATCGCCCGGGCGCTGTCCTTCGGCGCCCGGCTGATCATCCTCGACGAGCCGACCGCCCAGCTCGACGCCCGGGGCATCCAGCGGCTCTTCGGCAAGCTCCGCGAACTCCAGGACCAGGGGGTGGCGTTCCTCTTCATCTCCCACCACCTCCAGGAGGTGTACGAGCTGTGCACCGCCGTCACCGTCTACCGGGACGCACGCCATGTGCTGACCGCCCAGGTCGCCGACCTGTCCAAGGCGGACCTCGTCACGGCGATGACGGGGGAGTCCAGCGGCAAGGCGGCCTGGCACGCGGCGGGCACGAAGGAGCGGGACACCACGGCCGAGCCCGTCCTGCGGACCGAAGGACTCACCCTGGAAGGGGAGTTCGAGCCGCTGGACCTGGCCGTACGGCCGGGTGAGGTGCTCGGCGTGGCGGGCGCCGCCGCCAGCGGCGCCACCGCACTCGGCGAGATCCTGGCCGGGATGCGCAAGCCGTCCGGCGGCAGCGTCTCGATGCACGGCACCAAGGTCAAGCCGGGCAGCGTCCCGCACGCCCTGGACGCCGGCATCGGCTACATCCCCGAGGACCGGCACCTCCAGGGGCTGGTCCTGGAACGCAGCGTCGCGGAGAACGCGACCCTCACGGTCACCGACCAGCTCGGCCCGTGGGGGACCGTACTGCCCTCGCGTACCCGGGAGTTCGCCCGGACGATGATCGCGTCGCTGGACATCAAGACGCAGGGCCCCGAGCAGCCGGTCTCGGGCCTGTCCGGCGGGAACCAGCAGAAGGTCGTCGTGGCCCGCGCGCTGGCCCGCAAGCCCAGCGCGCTGGTCGCCCTGCGGCCGACCGCCGGGGTCGACATCAAATCGAAGGACTCGCTGCTCGGTGTGGTGCGCACGGTGGCGGACCAGGGCAGCGCGGCCGTGATCATCTCCGACGAACTGGATGATCTGCGGGTGTGCGACCGGGTCCTCGCGCTCTTCCACGGGCGCGTCGTGGCCACGTTCGGGAGCGGGTGGACGGACCAGGAACTGGTCGCCGCCATGGAAGGTGTGGGGGAGAGGGAATGACCGACACGATCAGTCCGCCGACGGTGGACACGGCCAAGGGCGCGGGGCCGGCGAGCCGGCTCAAGCTCATCCGGTGGAGCGACTTCTCGCTCGTGCCGGTGATCCTGGTGCTGATGGTGATCGGCTTCATCGTCTCGCCGGTCTTCCTCACCTCCAACAACCTGATCAGCGTCGTCCAGCAGTCCTCCGAGCTGAGCCTGCTCGTGCTCGGCCAGGCGCTGATCCTGATCTGCGGCCGGATGGACCTGTCACTGGAGTCGACGATCGGCATCGCGCCGGTCGTGGCCATGTGGCTGATCCTGCCGACCGAGGGCGGCCGGTTCAACGGCCTGGGCGTGCTGCCCTCCTGGAGCGCCATCCCCATCTGCCTGCTGGTGGGCGTGATCATCGGGGCGATCAACGGCTTCCTGATGCTCAAGCTGCGGGTCAACGGCTTCATCGCCACCCTCGGCATGCTCACCATGCTGCGCGGCCTCCACATCGGCATCACCGAGGGCAAGTCGATCACCGACGTCCCGGAGTCCTTCCGGTACCTCGGCAAGACCGACTGGCTGGGCGCCCCGGCCGCCGTCTGGATCTGCCTGGCGCTCTTCGCGATCGGCGGGGCGGCGCTGGCCTGGCTGAAGCACGGCCGTTCGCTGTACGCCATCGGCGGCAACCCGGAAGCGGCCCGCGCGGCCGGCATCCGGGTCGACCGGATCACGTGGATCGTGCTGGCGATCGGCGGCCTGCTGGCCGCCTTCGCCGGAATCCTCTACACCGGCCACTACGGTTCGGTCGCCGCCACCCAGGGCAACGGCTGGATCTTCCAGGTCTTCGCGGCCGCCGTCATCGGGGGCATCAGCCTCAAGGGCGGGCGCGGCACGCTCTTCGGCGCGCTCACCGGGGTGCTCACGCTCCAGCTCGTCGTGAACGTGATGACCCTCGGGGGCGTACCGGCCCTCTGGAACCAGTTTCTCAACGGCGCGATCATCATCGTCGCGCTGGTCATCTCCCGCTTCGCGAGCGGCGAAAAGCAGGACTGACCGACCGGCGACACCGCCCGACGGGCGCCGGGGAGGCCACACGGCCTCCCCGGCGCCCGGTCGCGTTCCCCCGGCGCCCGGAGACGCCGGGGGAACGCCTCACAGCGTCGACCGCAACCACATCTCCACACTCGCCACGTGCACCGTCGCCCACGAGCGCGCCGCCTCCGCGTCGCGGTCCCGCAGCGCCGCCAGGATCGCCCGGTGCTCGTGCAGGGTGCGGCTCACCGCGTCCTCCTGCGTCAGCCCGCGCCAGACCCGCGCGCGTGTGGTCGGCCCCGAGAGCCCGTCCAGCAGCGAGCACAGCACGGAGTTGCCCGAGAACTGCACGATGCCCCGGTGGAACTCCAGGTCGGACGCGACCAGCTCCTCCACCGAGGGGTCGTCGCCCAGCGCGTCCAACCGGGCGTCCATCGCCGCCAGTTCGTCGTCGGTGATCCGCGCGCACGCCATCGCCGTGGCGGCCGGCTCCAGGATCCGCCGTACCGCGAGGAACTCCAGCACCGTGTCGTCGCGGTGGAAGTCCACCACGAAGCTCAGCGCCTCCAGCAGCAACTGCGGGTCCAGGCTCGTGACGTACGTGCCGTCGCCCTGCCGTACGTCGAGAATGCGGATGAGCGACAGCGCGCGGACCGCCTCCCGCAGGGAGTTGCGGGACAGACCCAGCTCGGCGGCGAGTTCGCTCTCCTTGGGGAGGCGATCGCCGGGGCGCAGCGCGCCCGAGACGATCATCCCCTTGATCTTCTCGATGGCCTCGTCGGTGACAGCCATGGGCGACCTCCATACATCCGATGTATCGACCTCCATTATGCGCCGGGAAACACCGGAGAGGGGCGCTCCCGGGAAGGAGCGCCCCTCGATCCGAGCCGGTGACAGGCCCGGACACCGCGCGAACACGGCACCGCCGTACGGGCCGGCCCGCCGGGACCGGCCCGCCGGATCAGCCCCGCTTGGCGAGGATCGCCTCGATCCGCGCCCGGATCTCGTCCGTGGCCAGTCCTCGGATCGTCAGGGTCGTCCGCCGGCGCAGCACGTCGTCCGCCGTCTCGGCCCACTCGCGGTCCCGGGCGTAGACGACCTGCGCCCAGATCTCGGGCGCGTCCGGGTGGATCCGCTCGCCCAACTCCGCGTGCTCGTTGGCGAGACGGGCGATGTCGAACGCCAGCGTGCCGTAGTGCGTCGCCAGGTGGTGGGCCGTGTCGGGCGCCATCGACGGTCCCGTACCGCCCCCGTCGATCATCAGCCGGTGCGCCACCGCGTGCGGGTTGGCGAGCCCGGGCAGCGGGGGCTTCTTCGGCAGGTCCGAGATCGGCTCCATGTTCTCGGACAGCGGGTGCCCCGGCAGCTGCGCCAGCTTGTTGACGACCATGCGGCCGATGTGCCGGAAGGTCGTCCACTTGCCGCCCGCCACCGACAGCATGCCGCCGCTGCCCTCGGTCACGACCGTCTCGCGCTTGGCCGTGGAGGTGTCGCCGGGACCGCCGGGCAGGACCCGCAGACCGGCGTACGAGTACGTGATCAGGTCCCGCGAGAGCTGCTGGTCCCGTACGGACAGCGACGCCTCGTCCAGGATCTGGTGGATGTCCTTCTCGTTGACGGCGACGTCCGCGGGGTCGCCCACGTACTCCTCGTCCGTCGTCCCGAGCACCAGCATGTCCTCCCAGGGGAGGGCGAAGGTGATGCGGTACTTGTCGATGGGCGTGGCGAGCGCCGCGTTCCACGGCGCGGTGCGCCGCAGGACCAGGTGCGCGCCCTTGGAGAGGCGGATGGACGGCTCCGAGGCCGCGTCCTCCATGGTCCGCAGCCGGTCCACCCACGGTCCGGTGGCGTTCAGTACCAGCCGGGCGTCGACCTTGAACTCACTGCCGTCCAGGGCGTCCTTGAGCTCCGCGCCGGTGACCCGGCCGCCGGTGAAGCGCAGCCCGGTGACCTCGGCGTGGTTGAGCACGGTGGCGCCCGAGTCGACGGCCGCGCGGACCGTCATCAGCGCCATCCGGGCGTCGTTCATCTGGTCGTCGCCGTACACGGCCACGGCCTTGAGGTTGTCCGTACGCAACTCGGGGACGGCGCGCCGCGCCTTGGCCGGGCTGATCACGTGGCCCACGCCGTCGCCGAACGC includes these proteins:
- a CDS encoding sugar ABC transporter ATP-binding protein, yielding MDQAPPDAAAPAAVHAEGIVKRFGPTVALDGVRLTVRPGESHALVGRNGAGKSTLVSVLTGLHRPDAGQVSFGGEPAPAFGDTTAWQSKVACVYQKSMVVPDLTVAENLFLNNYGLGGSGAGGRFISWRGLRERARELLSGYGVDVDPNVRAKDLPVEQRQFVEIARALSFGARLIILDEPTAQLDARGIQRLFGKLRELQDQGVAFLFISHHLQEVYELCTAVTVYRDARHVLTAQVADLSKADLVTAMTGESSGKAAWHAAGTKERDTTAEPVLRTEGLTLEGEFEPLDLAVRPGEVLGVAGAAASGATALGEILAGMRKPSGGSVSMHGTKVKPGSVPHALDAGIGYIPEDRHLQGLVLERSVAENATLTVTDQLGPWGTVLPSRTREFARTMIASLDIKTQGPEQPVSGLSGGNQQKVVVARALARKPSALVALRPTAGVDIKSKDSLLGVVRTVADQGSAAVIISDELDDLRVCDRVLALFHGRVVATFGSGWTDQELVAAMEGVGERE
- a CDS encoding ABC transporter permease — its product is MTDTISPPTVDTAKGAGPASRLKLIRWSDFSLVPVILVLMVIGFIVSPVFLTSNNLISVVQQSSELSLLVLGQALILICGRMDLSLESTIGIAPVVAMWLILPTEGGRFNGLGVLPSWSAIPICLLVGVIIGAINGFLMLKLRVNGFIATLGMLTMLRGLHIGITEGKSITDVPESFRYLGKTDWLGAPAAVWICLALFAIGGAALAWLKHGRSLYAIGGNPEAARAAGIRVDRITWIVLAIGGLLAAFAGILYTGHYGSVAATQGNGWIFQVFAAAVIGGISLKGGRGTLFGALTGVLTLQLVVNVMTLGGVPALWNQFLNGAIIIVALVISRFASGEKQD
- a CDS encoding FadR/GntR family transcriptional regulator is translated as MAVTDEAIEKIKGMIVSGALRPGDRLPKESELAAELGLSRNSLREAVRALSLIRILDVRQGDGTYVTSLDPQLLLEALSFVVDFHRDDTVLEFLAVRRILEPAATAMACARITDDELAAMDARLDALGDDPSVEELVASDLEFHRGIVQFSGNSVLCSLLDGLSGPTTRARVWRGLTQEDAVSRTLHEHRAILAALRDRDAEAARSWATVHVASVEMWLRSTL
- a CDS encoding glycerol-3-phosphate dehydrogenase/oxidase; this encodes MSTTLQSAPALGTHPAGGSLPSRAQTREQLSTATYDLLVIGGGILGISTAWHASQSGLRVALVDGGDFAGATSSASSKLLHGGLRYLQTGAVKLVAENHFERRAVSRQVAPHLANPLTFYLPVYKGGPHGATKLGAGVFAYSALSAFGDGVGHVISPAKARRAVPELRTDNLKAVAVYGDDQMNDARMALMTVRAAVDSGATVLNHAEVTGLRFTGGRVTGAELKDALDGSEFKVDARLVLNATGPWVDRLRTMEDAASEPSIRLSKGAHLVLRRTAPWNAALATPIDKYRITFALPWEDMLVLGTTDEEYVGDPADVAVNEKDIHQILDEASLSVRDQQLSRDLITYSYAGLRVLPGGPGDTSTAKRETVVTEGSGGMLSVAGGKWTTFRHIGRMVVNKLAQLPGHPLSENMEPISDLPKKPPLPGLANPHAVAHRLMIDGGGTGPSMAPDTAHHLATHYGTLAFDIARLANEHAELGERIHPDAPEIWAQVVYARDREWAETADDVLRRRTTLTIRGLATDEIRARIEAILAKRG